Proteins from one Malania oleifera isolate guangnan ecotype guangnan chromosome 4, ASM2987363v1, whole genome shotgun sequence genomic window:
- the LOC131152700 gene encoding probable microtubule-binding protein TANGLED: MVARTPPKLKKMAAPLNPVLLRETVQKMDRCMARLQELQFTVTGGTKVISGVSLSPRSTRGYLRTSLRCKQESLRIKSVAPKKSPTAKFPANAGEEWRRMSLPAMLVGETVGEILQASQFAREIVASAITRSKRTASDDPKTPVTHYRKQRPNPENTELRSRRRREKQMTLQSIRSEADPPSLVRARSRINFKPPPPPPKRRENEKENHVFPANRVSPKHRPWAKKTILFPNPLFHSADPSAQPKFSKTRSPVIGRNRQTPHKFLVKSPVSPSKFRVKIKSPPPISISPTRSTNLGRNSPKVSTASKLRRSFSPSRLANRLVSPLRSRRGVQKSDGVMSGMKQRPISMPLQISKQRI, translated from the exons ATGGTTGCGAGAACCCCACCAAAGCTGAAGAAGATGGCAGCGCCTCTCAATCCGGTCCTACTCAGGGAAACGGTGCAGAAG ATGGATCGATGCATGGCTCGACTGCAAGAGCTTCAGTTCACAGTGACAGGTGGGACTAAGGTGATCTCTGGGGTGAGTCTCAGCCCACGGAGTACCAGAGGTTACTTGAGAACTAGCCTCAGATGCAAGCAAGAATCATTGAG GATCAAAAGTGTCGCTCCCAAGAAATCTCCAACAGCGAAGTTTCCAGCAAATGCAGGAG AGGAATGGCGCCGGATGTCGCTGCCGGCGATGCTCGTCGGAGAAACGGTCGGGGAAATTCTGCAAGCGAGTCAATTCGCAAGAGAAATAGTGGCATCGGCGATCACAAGATCCAAGAGAACTGCCTCCGACGATCCAAAAACTCCGGTGACCCACTATAGAAAACAGAGACCGAACCCAGAAAACACTGAACTTCGCTCTCGCCGGAGGAGGGAGAAACAAATGACATTACAGTCAATCCGATCAGAAGCAGACCCTCCATCGCTAGTACGCGCTCGATCCCGTATCAATTTCAAGCCACCTCCACCTCCTCCGAAGAGAAGAGAAAACGAGAAAGAAAACCATGTATTTCCGGCGAACAGAGTGTCCCCCAAACACCGGCCATGGGCGAAGAAGACGATTCTGTTTCCAAACCCATTATTCCATTCCGCAGATCCTTCAGCTCAGCCCAAGTTCAGTAAAACCAGGTCGCCGGTGATCGGAAGAAATCGGCAAACTCCGCACAAGTTCTTGGTGAAGTCCCCTGTTTCTCCTTCGAAATTTCGAGTGAAGATCAAAAGCCCACCACCCATTTCGATTTCTCCCACGAGATCCACAAATTTGGGCAGGAACTCTCCAAAGGTATCGACTGCTTCGAAACTGCGCCGATCATTTTCACCGTCGAGGCTGGCAAATCGACTGGTGTCTCCATTGAGAAGCAGAAGAGGTGTGCAGAAGAGTGATGGGGTGATGAGTGGAATGAAGCAGCGTCCAATCTCTATGCCATTGCAAATCTCAAAACAGAGAATATGA